One window from the genome of Gemmatimonadaceae bacterium encodes:
- a CDS encoding IS30 family transposase: MTKPTRRRSDRSGRRKLRSPGRPPVGRREDRRRFWAAIARGHYPGTAVADARVSWVVGTRWFRQAGGMPPSHLAPSAPPLSDRYLSFAERESLAVLRAQGHGVRTCARQLGRAPSTISRELRRNAATRSGTLDYRATTAQWHADRAAQRPKVAKLAVHPQLRQYVQERLAGMIATPDGAPVRGPTVSWTGRGRGRRQHRRWGRAWSPEQIAHRLPLEFPDDPTMRISHEAIYQALYVQGRGALRRELTACLRTGRALRVPRARGRRRGKGFISTDVMIGERPPEVADRAVPGHWEGDLILGLQSSAIGTLVERTTRFTLLLHLPPMAGHGRGLREKNGPALAGHGATAVRDAITRTIRTLPVALRRSLTWDQGAEMAEHIQLRLATDLAIYFCDPRSPWQRATNENTNGLLRQYFPKGTDLSAHSASTLAAVALTLNTRPRKTLGWRTPAEALAELLQSAGTPPVATTS; encoded by the coding sequence ATGACGAAACCGACGCGACGGCGTTCAGATCGTTCGGGACGACGGAAGTTGCGCTCGCCGGGACGACCACCCGTTGGACGCCGGGAGGACCGGCGGCGGTTCTGGGCCGCCATTGCCCGCGGGCACTATCCCGGGACCGCGGTCGCCGACGCCCGCGTGTCCTGGGTGGTGGGCACGCGCTGGTTTCGGCAAGCTGGCGGGATGCCGCCTTCCCACTTGGCGCCCTCGGCGCCCCCGCTTTCCGATCGCTATCTCTCGTTTGCTGAGCGCGAGTCCTTGGCCGTGCTGCGGGCCCAGGGTCATGGCGTGCGCACGTGCGCCCGGCAATTAGGCCGCGCGCCCTCGACGATCTCGCGCGAGCTCCGCCGGAATGCGGCGACGCGTAGCGGGACGCTCGACTACCGGGCCACCACCGCGCAGTGGCACGCCGACCGGGCCGCGCAGCGACCGAAAGTCGCGAAGCTGGCGGTGCACCCGCAATTACGGCAGTATGTGCAGGAGCGCTTAGCCGGGATGATCGCCACGCCCGACGGCGCGCCGGTGCGTGGCCCCACCGTGTCGTGGACGGGCCGAGGACGTGGCCGTCGCCAGCATCGCCGCTGGGGCCGGGCCTGGAGCCCGGAGCAAATTGCGCATCGGCTTCCGCTCGAGTTCCCGGACGATCCGACCATGCGTATCAGCCACGAGGCCATTTACCAGGCGCTGTACGTGCAAGGACGGGGCGCGCTCCGCCGGGAGCTCACCGCCTGCCTGCGCACCGGGCGGGCGCTGCGCGTACCGCGAGCCCGGGGCCGCCGTCGAGGCAAAGGCTTCATTAGCACCGACGTCATGATCGGCGAGCGGCCACCGGAAGTCGCCGATCGGGCCGTGCCCGGGCACTGGGAAGGCGATTTGATCCTCGGCCTTCAGAGTTCGGCCATTGGCACACTCGTGGAGCGGACGACACGCTTCACCCTCTTGCTCCATTTGCCGCCGATGGCGGGCCACGGGCGCGGGTTACGGGAAAAGAACGGGCCGGCGCTGGCCGGACACGGCGCAACCGCCGTCCGCGACGCGATCACGCGGACGATCCGCACCTTGCCGGTGGCACTGCGACGCTCCTTGACCTGGGACCAAGGCGCCGAGATGGCCGAGCACATCCAACTCCGGCTCGCCACCGACCTCGCCATCTACTTCTGCGATCCGCGCAGTCCGTGGCAACGGGCCACAAACGAGAACACGAATGGGCTGCTCCGGCAGTACTTTCCGAAAGGCACCGATCTCAGTGCCCACAGCGCATCGACGCTGGCTGCCGTGGCGCTGACGCTCAATACGCGCCCACGGAAGACCCTTGGCTGGCGGACCCCTGCCGAAGCCCTCGCCGAACTGCTACAATCCGCCGGCACCCCACCTGTTGCGACGACCAGTTGA
- a CDS encoding AraC family transcriptional regulator, whose product MSEGLASQDPELLRRLLRAKDRMDAASHEDWPVGRLARVSGVSAAHFARSFKQAFGTPPHRYLLTRRIERATALLRDTDLSITEIAFETGWQSLGTFGRTFRDVAGQSPSAVRARAKASARGLDRVPACIVSAAHRPHLTMAVSEKRRRVRSAK is encoded by the coding sequence ATGAGCGAAGGTCTGGCAAGCCAGGACCCCGAACTGTTGCGCCGCCTGCTGCGCGCGAAGGACCGGATGGACGCCGCCTCGCACGAGGACTGGCCCGTGGGGCGGCTGGCGCGCGTGAGCGGCGTGTCCGCGGCCCATTTCGCGCGATCGTTCAAACAGGCCTTCGGCACGCCGCCGCACCGGTACCTGCTCACGCGGCGCATCGAGCGGGCGACGGCGCTGCTCCGCGACACCGACCTTTCCATCACCGAGATCGCCTTCGAGACAGGCTGGCAGAGCCTGGGCACGTTCGGCCGCACGTTCCGCGACGTCGCCGGCCAGAGCCCAAGCGCCGTCCGTGCGCGCGCCAAGGCTTCGGCGCGCGGGCTCGACCGCGTGCCGGCGTGCATCGTCAGCGCCGCGCACCGGCCCCACCTCACGATGGCAGTTTCGGAGAAGCGGCGCCGAGTGCGGAGCGCTAAATAA
- a CDS encoding VOC family protein — MTQGVDVAGLYVRDQDEALEFYVGKLGFRVHTDVKNGDYRWLTVQHPDQPSFQLGLFVPGPPVHDAATAQTLRAVVAKGAMPPLVLVVDDCRAACDRMRERGVEFTQEPVARYGTVDAGFRDPSGNGWKLIEARR; from the coding sequence ATGACGCAGGGCGTGGACGTGGCCGGTCTGTACGTGCGGGATCAGGACGAGGCGCTGGAGTTCTACGTGGGGAAGCTCGGGTTCCGCGTCCATACGGACGTGAAGAACGGTGATTATCGCTGGCTCACGGTGCAGCACCCGGACCAGCCGTCGTTCCAGCTCGGCCTGTTCGTGCCGGGCCCGCCGGTGCACGATGCGGCCACGGCGCAGACGCTGCGCGCGGTCGTGGCCAAAGGCGCGATGCCGCCGCTGGTGCTGGTGGTGGACGACTGCCGCGCTGCCTGCGACCGGATGCGCGAGCGGGGGGTGGAGTTCACGCAGGAGCCCGTGGCCCGCTACGGCACCGTGGACGCCGGGTTCCGCGACCCGTCGGGGAACGGGTGGAAGCTGATCGAGGCGCGCCGCTGA
- a CDS encoding DUF1801 domain-containing protein, with amino-acid sequence MKKTPSKNAESPSARIDARIAELDDWRGEMLSRIRALIREADPDVTEEWKWRGVPVWYHDGMICTGETYKSVVKMTFARGASLKDPSGLFNSSLDGNVRRAIDVHEGDQLDEKALKALVRAAVALNKSGAHG; translated from the coding sequence ATGAAGAAGACTCCATCGAAGAACGCAGAATCTCCGTCCGCGCGCATCGACGCGCGAATCGCGGAGTTGGACGACTGGCGGGGCGAGATGCTCTCGCGGATCCGCGCCCTGATCAGGGAGGCGGATCCCGACGTGACCGAGGAGTGGAAGTGGAGAGGGGTGCCGGTGTGGTATCACGATGGGATGATCTGCACCGGCGAGACGTATAAGAGTGTCGTGAAGATGACCTTCGCCAGGGGCGCCTCCCTGAAGGACCCTTCGGGCCTGTTCAATTCCAGTCTCGACGGCAACGTCAGGCGAGCCATCGACGTCCACGAAGGCGACCAGCTGGACGAGAAGGCGCTCAAGGCGCTCGTTCGGGCCGCCGTGGCCTTGAACAAGTCCGGAGCCCACGGCTAG
- a CDS encoding DUF4173 domain-containing protein has translation MTAAATSDRIARRALLAAALLGVLADPLLRNGPWGLGLLVWMSAFAAAVVALARRSARSLSRESAIWLTVAVLFAAGLSWRDADVLQPFDVLAMLAALVLLAMSMGAVPVPGLALARVRDLIGAAFGTGLEVATGVVPLVARDAGFHAAPQTATDGRARRIARAVLITVPIIVVFALLLTHADPVFASFLAIPNVDLAVVFSHVVVAGFFAWVVAGWLRRALITRRAQNGAPAAPPPLALGPTDVTLALGALNVLFAAFVVVQIGWLFGGQALVLKTTGLSYAEYARRGFAELTGVAGLLLPVLLGAQALIPASDVRTHRVYRRLAVPLVVLLGAIMLSAGARMKLYIHYYGISTDRLYASAFMIWLAMVFVWLAFTVLRSRPRTFAAGLVATGFAALFTLNVINPDALVARANLARGDAAQTVTGGPDLRYVASLGGDAVPMVVSALTAGQFAADSAAQSDRCAAAKIVLDRWTGERRARMSSSWTQWNVARSRATQAVRAHQAELEALACRPNGAGPTPR, from the coding sequence ATGACCGCCGCCGCTACGTCCGACCGCATCGCCCGACGCGCCCTGCTCGCGGCCGCGCTCCTTGGCGTGCTCGCCGACCCGCTCCTCCGCAACGGACCATGGGGCCTCGGGCTCCTGGTCTGGATGTCGGCATTCGCCGCCGCCGTCGTCGCGCTCGCGCGCCGGAGCGCTCGGTCGCTCTCGCGCGAGAGCGCCATCTGGCTCACGGTTGCGGTCCTCTTCGCCGCGGGCCTGTCGTGGCGAGACGCCGACGTGCTCCAGCCATTCGACGTGCTGGCCATGCTCGCCGCGCTCGTCCTGCTCGCAATGAGCATGGGTGCCGTCCCCGTTCCCGGCCTCGCCCTCGCTCGCGTCCGCGATCTGATCGGCGCCGCGTTCGGAACGGGGCTCGAGGTGGCCACCGGCGTCGTGCCGCTTGTCGCGCGCGACGCGGGGTTCCACGCCGCGCCCCAGACGGCGACCGACGGGCGCGCCCGGCGCATCGCCAGGGCCGTGCTGATCACGGTTCCCATCATCGTCGTCTTCGCGCTGCTGCTCACGCACGCCGACCCGGTGTTCGCGTCGTTCCTCGCCATTCCCAATGTGGACCTCGCAGTCGTGTTCTCGCACGTCGTGGTCGCCGGCTTCTTCGCGTGGGTGGTGGCCGGCTGGCTGCGCCGGGCGCTCATCACGCGCCGCGCGCAGAACGGCGCGCCGGCCGCGCCACCGCCGCTCGCCCTCGGCCCCACTGACGTGACGCTCGCGCTCGGCGCCCTGAACGTGCTGTTCGCGGCGTTCGTGGTGGTGCAGATCGGTTGGTTGTTCGGCGGCCAGGCGCTCGTGCTGAAGACCACCGGCCTCAGCTACGCCGAGTACGCCCGGCGCGGCTTTGCCGAGTTGACGGGGGTGGCGGGCCTGTTGCTCCCGGTGCTGCTCGGCGCGCAGGCGCTCATTCCGGCTTCGGACGTCCGCACGCACCGGGTCTACCGGCGGCTCGCGGTTCCGCTGGTGGTGCTGCTCGGCGCCATCATGCTTTCCGCCGGCGCCCGCATGAAGTTGTACATCCACTACTACGGCATCTCCACCGACCGGCTGTACGCCTCGGCGTTCATGATCTGGCTGGCGATGGTGTTCGTGTGGCTCGCGTTCACCGTGCTGCGTTCCCGCCCACGCACCTTTGCCGCGGGGCTGGTGGCCACCGGATTCGCCGCGCTGTTCACGCTCAACGTCATCAACCCCGATGCGCTGGTGGCCCGGGCGAACCTAGCGCGCGGTGACGCCGCGCAGACCGTCACGGGGGGTCCGGATCTGCGGTACGTCGCATCGCTGGGCGGAGACGCGGTGCCGATGGTGGTGTCCGCGTTGACGGCGGGACAGTTCGCCGCCGACTCGGCCGCCCAGAGCGACCGCTGCGCCGCGGCCAAGATCGTGCTCGACCGATGGACGGGGGAGCGGCGTGCACGGATGTCCAGCAGCTGGACGCAGTGGAACGTGGCGCGGAGCCGAGCGACGCAGGCCGTCCGGGCGCATCAGGCGGAGCTGGAAGCGCTCGCCTGTCGCCCGAACGGCGCCGGTCCAACGCCTCGCTAA
- a CDS encoding M1 family aminopeptidase, whose protein sequence is MKRLLLAAAALVALAAPSLLLAQRNSGTIGHYIPPRTWPQGVHDFDLVHQKIAVQFDEAKRLVTGVVTTTVIPDVATDTVRLNAENITIDRASDARGRQIKFSSDTTHVTVHLARRVPAGDTVVFTLAYHTHPERGIYFVPRRHVIWSQGEATETRAWVPTYDYANDKTTWEFLVTADSGLKVLSNGTLASVTPVDGGKQNVWHWEQNEKASTYLYSVVVGPFTILHDEWRGKPVDEYVYPDTVDAGWRAAGETPSMIELYSRLTDVPFPWDKYDQSWIPDFTYGGMENVSATTQTDLSLPGPGNDPREGSRGLVAHELAHQWFGDYETTANWANAWLNEGLTTYMESVQNEKTRGWDAAQLEWWGQQQQAMQADLRQARPLVWGQYQGNDPIALFFSGHVYPKGAQLAHQLRRLLGDKMFWAGMHRFLVNNAHKATTTKDYADAFEETCHCDLGWFFDQWAYGIGYPQLDVTRRWDPAANVLHVTVRQVQPTDSTRPLFKFPTTIRVITADSVVRDSVMVQAEKTQTFDMQLPSAPLSFRFDEGGWLLGTVHTDQTPDELAHMAEHDLDTSARNWALYALAQSQDTAAVDARRFIVLNERMPQLRVEALQQMVHDSTPQAIRIVRSALRDPDASVRSAALVRLASLDSAGVADTALAMYHQDISSSTRATALGIYGRLAGANALSTVIAASGPAHTLRVRITAAALLSRMHAPSALDALEQLTDPVEVRELRMSALGGLFASGDTARAIAVATRGLKDYDPLYSQAAVRDLGRLGTPEAQAVLRTALKTETRVHVKEAIEQALEKR, encoded by the coding sequence ATGAAACGCCTGCTACTCGCCGCCGCGGCCCTCGTGGCGCTGGCCGCTCCCTCGCTGCTCCTGGCCCAACGCAATTCGGGAACCATCGGGCACTACATCCCGCCGCGCACCTGGCCGCAGGGCGTACACGACTTCGACCTCGTGCACCAGAAGATCGCCGTGCAGTTCGACGAGGCCAAGCGACTGGTGACCGGCGTCGTGACGACCACCGTGATCCCCGACGTCGCGACCGACACGGTCCGGCTCAACGCCGAGAACATCACCATCGACCGCGCCAGCGACGCGCGGGGGCGGCAGATCAAGTTCTCGTCGGATACCACCCACGTCACCGTGCACCTGGCGCGGCGCGTGCCCGCCGGCGACACGGTCGTCTTCACGCTCGCCTATCACACGCATCCCGAACGCGGCATCTACTTCGTGCCCCGCCGCCACGTGATCTGGTCGCAGGGCGAAGCCACCGAGACCCGCGCCTGGGTGCCCACCTACGACTACGCGAACGACAAGACGACCTGGGAGTTCCTCGTCACCGCCGACTCGGGCCTCAAGGTGCTCTCCAACGGCACGCTGGCCTCGGTGACCCCGGTGGATGGCGGCAAGCAGAACGTCTGGCACTGGGAGCAGAACGAGAAGGCCTCGACGTACCTGTACTCGGTCGTCGTGGGGCCGTTCACGATCCTGCACGACGAGTGGCGCGGCAAGCCGGTTGACGAGTACGTCTATCCCGACACCGTCGACGCCGGCTGGCGCGCGGCGGGCGAGACGCCGTCGATGATCGAGCTGTACTCGCGCCTCACCGACGTCCCCTTCCCGTGGGACAAGTACGATCAATCATGGATCCCGGATTTCACCTACGGCGGAATGGAGAACGTCTCCGCCACCACGCAGACCGATCTCTCGCTCCCGGGCCCCGGCAACGATCCGCGGGAAGGCTCGCGAGGCCTCGTCGCCCACGAGCTGGCGCACCAGTGGTTCGGCGATTACGAGACCACCGCCAACTGGGCCAACGCCTGGCTCAACGAAGGGCTCACCACGTACATGGAGTCGGTGCAGAACGAGAAGACCCGCGGCTGGGACGCCGCGCAGCTCGAATGGTGGGGTCAGCAGCAGCAGGCCATGCAGGCCGATCTCCGCCAGGCCCGCCCGCTGGTCTGGGGGCAGTATCAGGGCAACGATCCGATCGCGCTCTTCTTCAGCGGCCACGTCTATCCCAAGGGCGCCCAGTTGGCGCACCAACTGCGCCGCCTGCTGGGCGACAAGATGTTCTGGGCGGGGATGCACCGCTTCCTCGTGAACAACGCCCACAAGGCCACCACCACCAAGGATTACGCCGACGCCTTCGAGGAGACCTGCCACTGCGACCTCGGCTGGTTCTTCGACCAGTGGGCATATGGAATTGGCTATCCACAGCTCGACGTCACGCGCCGGTGGGATCCGGCGGCCAACGTCCTTCACGTGACGGTGCGGCAGGTCCAGCCCACCGATTCCACGCGGCCGCTCTTCAAGTTCCCCACCACGATCCGCGTGATCACGGCCGATTCGGTCGTGCGCGACAGCGTGATGGTGCAGGCCGAGAAGACGCAGACGTTCGACATGCAGCTGCCGAGCGCGCCGCTGTCCTTCCGGTTCGACGAGGGCGGGTGGCTGCTCGGCACCGTGCACACCGACCAGACACCGGACGAGCTGGCGCACATGGCGGAGCACGACCTTGACACCTCGGCGCGCAACTGGGCGCTGTACGCCCTGGCGCAGTCGCAGGACACCGCGGCGGTGGACGCGCGCCGCTTCATCGTGCTGAACGAGCGGATGCCGCAGCTCCGCGTCGAGGCGCTGCAGCAGATGGTGCACGACTCCACGCCGCAGGCCATCCGGATCGTCCGCTCGGCGCTGCGCGACCCCGACGCGTCGGTGCGAAGCGCGGCGCTGGTACGGCTCGCTTCACTCGACTCGGCGGGCGTGGCCGACACGGCGCTCGCGATGTACCACCAGGACATCTCCTCCAGCACGCGCGCGACGGCGCTCGGGATCTACGGGAGACTGGCCGGCGCGAATGCGCTTTCCACGGTCATCGCGGCGAGCGGCCCGGCGCACACGCTCAGGGTGCGCATCACGGCGGCCGCGCTGCTGTCGCGGATGCACGCGCCGTCGGCGTTGGACGCATTGGAGCAGCTCACCGATCCGGTCGAGGTGCGGGAGTTGCGCATGTCGGCGCTCGGCGGCCTGTTCGCGAGCGGCGACACCGCCCGGGCGATCGCCGTGGCGACGCGCGGGCTCAAGGACTACGACCCGCTGTACTCCCAGGCCGCGGTTCGGGACCTGGGCCGACTCGGGACTCCGGAAGCGCAGGCCGTGCTCCGCACGGCGCTCAAGACCGAGACGCGGGTGCACGTGAAGGAGGCCATCGAGCAGGCGCTCGAGAAGCGTTAG
- the katG gene encoding catalase/peroxidase HPI, which yields MPNEAKCPVPHAGAGTSNRDWWPNQLKLELLRQHSSKSDPMGQDFDYAEEFRSLDLKAVKKDLAALMTDSQDWWPADFGHYGPLFIRMAWHSAGTYRTGDGRGGGGRGQQRFAPLNSWPDNVSLDKARRLLWPIKQKYGRKISWADLIILTGNVALETMGFKTFGFGGGREDVWEPDQDVYWGAEQTWLDDKRYTGDRDLENPLAAVQMGLIYVNPEGPNGKPDPIAAAVDIRETFARMAMNDYETVALIAGGHTFGKTHGAGPVSNVGPEPEAAGLEQQGLGWKNSFGTGKGGDAITSGLEVTWSTKPTKWSNDFFEHLFGFEWELTKSPAGAHQWVAKNAEATVPDAHDASRKHRPTMLTTDLSLRFDPIYEKISRHFMEHPDELADAFSRAWFKLTHRDMGPHARYLGPEVPTEDLIWQDPIPKANHKLIGAKDIAALKEKILKSGLSVSELVSTAWASASTFRGSDKRGGANGARIRLAPQKDWEVNQPAQLAKVLKKLEAIQKAFNKAQPSGKSGKQVSLADLIVLGGCAGIEQAAKKAGHTVKVPFTPGRMDASLEQTDVDSFAVLEPIADGFRNYLKGKYTVPAEALLVDKAQLLTLTVPEMTVLVGGMRVLGTNAGGTSHGAFTKRPGALTNDYFVNLLDMGTEWKPVSKDAELFEGHDRKTGKLKWTGTRVDLVFGSNSQLRALAEVYGCRDAQEKFVHDFVAAWNKVMNLDRFDRA from the coding sequence ATGCCCAACGAAGCCAAATGCCCCGTCCCTCACGCCGGCGCCGGCACGTCGAACCGCGATTGGTGGCCGAACCAGCTGAAGCTCGAACTGCTGCGCCAGCATTCCTCCAAGTCCGACCCCATGGGCCAGGACTTCGACTACGCCGAGGAGTTCAGGAGTCTGGACTTGAAGGCGGTGAAGAAGGATCTCGCGGCGCTGATGACCGACTCGCAGGACTGGTGGCCGGCGGACTTCGGCCATTACGGGCCGTTGTTCATTCGCATGGCGTGGCACAGCGCCGGCACGTACCGCACCGGTGACGGTCGCGGCGGCGGCGGTAGGGGCCAGCAGCGCTTTGCCCCGCTTAATAGTTGGCCGGACAACGTGAGCCTGGACAAGGCGCGCCGGCTGCTCTGGCCCATCAAGCAGAAGTACGGCCGGAAGATCTCGTGGGCCGACCTGATCATCCTCACGGGCAACGTCGCCCTCGAGACCATGGGGTTCAAGACTTTCGGCTTCGGCGGCGGACGCGAGGACGTGTGGGAGCCGGATCAGGACGTGTACTGGGGCGCCGAGCAAACGTGGCTGGACGACAAGCGCTACACCGGCGACCGCGATCTGGAAAATCCGCTTGCCGCCGTGCAGATGGGGCTGATCTACGTGAACCCCGAAGGTCCCAACGGCAAGCCGGATCCCATCGCCGCCGCCGTGGACATCCGCGAGACCTTTGCGCGCATGGCGATGAACGACTATGAAACGGTGGCGTTGATCGCCGGCGGCCACACCTTTGGCAAGACGCACGGCGCTGGTCCGGTGTCGAACGTGGGTCCCGAGCCCGAAGCGGCCGGACTGGAGCAGCAGGGCCTGGGCTGGAAGAACAGCTTCGGCACGGGCAAGGGCGGGGACGCGATCACCAGCGGGCTGGAAGTCACCTGGAGCACGAAGCCGACGAAGTGGAGCAACGATTTCTTCGAGCACCTGTTCGGCTTCGAGTGGGAGCTGACCAAGAGCCCGGCCGGCGCGCATCAGTGGGTGGCGAAGAACGCCGAGGCGACGGTGCCCGACGCGCACGACGCGTCCAGGAAGCACCGGCCCACCATGCTGACCACCGACCTCTCGCTGCGCTTCGATCCTATCTACGAGAAGATCTCGCGGCACTTCATGGAGCATCCGGACGAGCTGGCCGACGCGTTCTCCCGGGCGTGGTTCAAGCTGACGCACCGCGACATGGGGCCGCACGCTCGCTACCTCGGCCCCGAGGTTCCAACCGAGGATCTCATCTGGCAGGACCCCATCCCGAAGGCGAATCACAAGCTGATCGGCGCGAAGGACATCGCCGCGCTCAAGGAAAAGATCCTGAAGTCCGGGCTGTCCGTTTCGGAGCTGGTGTCCACGGCGTGGGCGTCGGCGTCCACCTTCCGCGGGTCCGACAAGCGCGGCGGGGCGAACGGCGCCCGCATTCGGCTGGCGCCGCAGAAGGATTGGGAGGTCAACCAGCCGGCGCAGCTGGCCAAGGTGCTCAAGAAGCTCGAAGCCATCCAGAAGGCGTTCAACAAGGCGCAACCCAGCGGCAAGAGCGGCAAGCAGGTCTCGCTGGCCGATCTGATCGTGCTCGGAGGGTGCGCCGGGATCGAGCAGGCGGCGAAGAAGGCCGGGCACACCGTGAAGGTGCCGTTCACGCCTGGGCGGATGGATGCCTCGCTGGAGCAGACCGACGTGGATTCGTTCGCAGTGCTCGAGCCCATCGCCGACGGCTTCCGCAATTACCTGAAGGGCAAGTACACCGTGCCGGCGGAGGCGCTGCTCGTGGACAAGGCGCAGCTGCTGACCCTGACCGTGCCCGAGATGACGGTGCTCGTGGGCGGCATGCGGGTGTTGGGGACCAACGCGGGAGGCACGTCGCACGGCGCGTTCACCAAGCGGCCGGGAGCACTGACCAATGACTATTTCGTGAACCTGCTCGACATGGGCACGGAGTGGAAGCCGGTGTCGAAGGACGCCGAGCTGTTCGAGGGCCACGATCGGAAAACGGGCAAACTCAAGTGGACCGGCACGCGGGTCGATCTCGTCTTCGGTTCGAACTCCCAACTGCGCGCCTTGGCCGAAGTCTACGGGTGTCGGGACGCCCAGGAAAAGTTCGTGCACGACTTCGTCGCGGCATGGAACAAGGTGATGAACCTCGATCGCTTCGATCGTGCGTGA
- a CDS encoding matrixin family metalloprotease gives MQRSYVQLLLSVILLVGAVACRARESGRVDAAALEHSATGPELRVTILGNPDDPRIPPVREAIAHWNSELLRLGRRVRLDSGTVLNDSVPDELLRAASRAAMLGGGPATARLHATLRDVPADVVIALSHTDLISFSEPWHAGSQGVVAVRRADILPLSLPNTVRNVVAHELGHVLGLMHNGDSTTLMCGRPAPCRPATFALDRIQFFPLTARDEQWIRARWP, from the coding sequence ATGCAGCGATCATACGTTCAACTCCTCCTCTCGGTGATACTGCTCGTCGGAGCGGTGGCGTGTCGCGCGCGCGAGTCGGGTCGCGTCGACGCCGCGGCGCTGGAGCACTCGGCTACCGGTCCAGAGCTTCGGGTCACGATCCTCGGCAATCCTGACGATCCGAGAATTCCGCCAGTCCGTGAGGCGATTGCTCACTGGAACAGCGAGCTCCTTCGCCTCGGGCGGCGGGTTCGACTGGACTCGGGCACCGTCCTCAACGATTCTGTTCCCGACGAGCTCCTTCGCGCGGCGAGCCGAGCGGCAATGCTCGGGGGCGGGCCGGCTACCGCCCGCCTGCACGCCACGCTGCGCGACGTGCCGGCAGACGTCGTCATCGCGCTATCGCACACCGACCTGATTTCATTCAGTGAACCGTGGCATGCTGGGAGCCAAGGAGTCGTCGCCGTCCGTAGGGCCGACATCCTTCCCCTGTCGCTGCCGAACACGGTCCGCAACGTGGTGGCACACGAACTCGGCCACGTGCTCGGGTTGATGCACAACGGCGACTCCACCACGCTCATGTGCGGCCGGCCGGCGCCGTGCCGCCCGGCAACGTTCGCATTGGACCGTATCCAGTTCTTCCCGTTGACGGCGCGGGACGAACAATGGATTCGGGCGCGCTGGCCCTGA